In Nocardioides sp. JQ2195, a genomic segment contains:
- a CDS encoding extracellular solute-binding protein, which yields MVLFAGACDTETGPPEPDPTGTAKNPVNLSFLAYGPEEEVAAMQSTVDKFNAETPTTKVKLVQADDADDVIDRLTSKTPPDVYLLSQRDLAEVSKRGLNQPLEELLDSRGVDFGDFYKRDSVEAFSLDSRLQCMPYGVSPMVMYYNSDLIDWETMKEKGLDSPATHTAWTLNQFAAAAEFASSRPGAKGVYIEPTLEGIAPFIYSGDGQLFDDQTEPTTLALSEESSREALVKTMDILRSDKLTLTPRQLRKESALSRFKKGKLGMMAGYRNLVPELRKTPSLNFDVMPMPTLDTNTTVGDVSGLCISAEPSSVSAAADFIVDMISGESVARVAEAGYLVPSNNEVSEGEAFLQPEQRPAHAEVFNRSVRDIVSPPLLDSWADLETAVHKPLYKLFYNRVLNLEELTEAIDEASKPILENQDEPSATPTE from the coding sequence TTGGTCCTGTTTGCGGGTGCCTGCGACACGGAGACCGGCCCTCCGGAGCCCGACCCGACGGGCACCGCCAAGAACCCGGTGAACCTGAGCTTCCTCGCCTACGGTCCTGAGGAAGAAGTCGCTGCCATGCAGTCGACGGTCGACAAGTTCAACGCCGAGACCCCCACCACCAAGGTCAAGCTGGTGCAGGCCGACGACGCGGACGACGTGATCGACCGCCTCACCTCGAAGACCCCGCCTGATGTCTACCTGCTCTCCCAGCGTGACCTGGCCGAGGTGTCGAAGCGTGGCCTGAACCAGCCCCTCGAGGAGCTCCTCGACTCGCGCGGCGTGGACTTCGGAGACTTCTACAAGCGTGACTCGGTGGAGGCGTTCTCCCTCGACAGCCGCCTGCAGTGCATGCCGTACGGCGTGTCCCCGATGGTCATGTACTACAACAGCGACCTCATCGACTGGGAGACGATGAAGGAGAAGGGCCTCGACTCCCCGGCGACCCACACGGCCTGGACCCTCAACCAGTTCGCGGCGGCAGCGGAGTTCGCCTCCAGCCGTCCGGGCGCCAAGGGCGTCTACATCGAGCCGACCCTGGAGGGGATCGCGCCGTTCATCTACTCCGGCGACGGGCAGCTCTTCGACGACCAGACCGAGCCCACCACGTTGGCTCTCTCCGAGGAGTCCAGTCGCGAGGCGCTGGTCAAGACCATGGACATCCTGCGCAGCGACAAGCTCACGCTGACCCCGCGCCAGCTGCGCAAGGAGTCCGCGCTCAGCCGGTTCAAGAAGGGCAAGCTCGGCATGATGGCCGGCTACCGCAACCTGGTTCCGGAGCTGCGCAAGACGCCGAGCCTCAACTTCGACGTGATGCCGATGCCCACCCTCGACACGAACACCACGGTCGGTGACGTGAGCGGGCTGTGCATCAGCGCCGAGCCCAGCAGCGTCTCCGCCGCTGCCGACTTCATCGTCGACATGATCTCGGGGGAGTCCGTCGCCCGGGTCGCGGAGGCCGGCTACCTCGTGCCGTCCAACAACGAGGTCTCCGAGGGCGAGGCGTTCCTGCAGCCGGAGCAGCGTCCAGCCCATGCCGAGGTCTTCAACCGGAGCGTCCGCGACATCGTCTCTCCGCCCCTGCTCGACTCCTGGGCAGACCTGGAGACGGCCGTGCACAAGCCGCTCTACAAGCTGTTCTACAACCGGGTGCTCAACCTGGAGGAGCTGACCGAGGCGATCGACGAGGCGTCGAAGCCGATCCTGGAGAACCAGGACGAGCCGTCGGCGACCCCCACCGAGTGA
- a CDS encoding DUF3000 domain-containing protein has product MVVRQETHPGSGVSAPPEDFRVAVESMHAAKLRPEVFCESMPAPQRIAPHASALSADVTVDDADIGTGRLILLHDPAGNDAWAGTFRFVAYARAEIDPELAADPLLSAVGWSWLTEALEAHGAEFAAPSGTVTCVSTENFGSMADEEGTAQIELRASWTPVGPDNGDLDVSAHVEAWGELLCTAVGLEPVPEGVTAMPSRRGQRGPAQ; this is encoded by the coding sequence ATGGTGGTCCGGCAAGAGACGCACCCCGGGTCGGGTGTGAGCGCGCCCCCCGAGGATTTCCGGGTGGCCGTCGAGAGCATGCACGCAGCCAAGCTCCGTCCCGAGGTGTTCTGCGAGTCCATGCCGGCGCCCCAGCGCATCGCTCCCCATGCGAGTGCACTGTCCGCCGACGTGACCGTCGACGACGCCGACATCGGCACCGGGCGGCTCATCCTGCTGCACGACCCCGCCGGCAACGACGCGTGGGCAGGCACCTTCCGTTTCGTCGCCTACGCCCGCGCCGAGATCGACCCCGAGCTCGCCGCCGACCCGTTGCTCAGCGCCGTCGGCTGGTCCTGGCTCACCGAGGCACTCGAGGCCCACGGCGCCGAGTTCGCGGCGCCCTCCGGCACGGTCACCTGTGTGTCCACCGAGAACTTCGGCAGCATGGCCGACGAGGAAGGCACCGCCCAGATCGAGCTCCGCGCCTCGTGGACGCCGGTCGGTCCCGACAACGGCGACCTCGACGTCTCGGCCCATGTCGAGGCCTGGGGAGAGCTGTTGTGCACCGCGGTCGGCCTCGAGCCGGTCCCTGAGGGAGTCACTGCCATGCCGAGTCGACGCGGCCAGCGCGGTCCTGCCCAGTGA
- the hemE gene encoding uroporphyrinogen decarboxylase has protein sequence MTVSADLRDSAFLRAARGETPDHTPVWFMRQAGRSLPEYLKVREGIGMLESCMNAELITEITLQPVRRYGVDAAIFFSDIVLPLKAVGVDLDIKPGVGPVVAKPVETLADVAEIPELTAEHVPFITEAVRSLVAELGATPLIGFAGAPFTVASYLVEGGPSKDHAKTKAMMFGAPDVWDALMRKIGGIAAAYLKVQVDAGASAVQLFDSWAGALTPADYETHVMPHSTRVLAAAGELDVPRIHFGVGTTNLLGLMGEAGADVVGVDWRTPLDVAIPQVGERSVQGNLDPTLVFAPTEVMLERAGEIIEAGRAAKGHIFNLGHGVIPSTNPDQLKRLTEFVQGHPLA, from the coding sequence GTGACCGTTTCAGCCGACCTCCGTGACTCAGCCTTCCTCCGCGCCGCGCGAGGTGAGACGCCCGACCACACGCCGGTCTGGTTCATGCGCCAGGCCGGTCGTTCGCTTCCCGAGTACCTCAAGGTGCGCGAGGGCATCGGCATGCTCGAGTCGTGCATGAACGCGGAGCTGATCACCGAGATCACCCTCCAGCCGGTACGCCGCTACGGCGTCGACGCGGCCATCTTCTTCTCCGACATCGTGCTGCCGCTCAAGGCCGTTGGTGTCGACCTCGACATCAAGCCGGGTGTCGGCCCGGTGGTGGCGAAGCCGGTCGAGACACTCGCCGACGTGGCCGAGATCCCGGAGCTCACCGCTGAGCACGTCCCCTTCATCACCGAGGCGGTGCGCTCGCTGGTGGCCGAGCTCGGCGCCACGCCGCTGATCGGATTCGCGGGCGCGCCGTTCACCGTGGCGTCCTACCTGGTCGAGGGTGGTCCGTCGAAGGACCACGCGAAGACCAAGGCGATGATGTTCGGTGCTCCCGACGTGTGGGACGCGCTGATGCGCAAGATCGGCGGCATCGCCGCGGCCTATCTCAAGGTGCAGGTCGATGCCGGCGCGAGCGCCGTCCAGCTCTTCGACTCGTGGGCAGGGGCGCTGACCCCGGCCGACTACGAGACCCACGTGATGCCGCACTCGACCCGGGTGCTGGCCGCCGCCGGCGAGCTCGACGTGCCCCGCATCCACTTCGGGGTCGGCACCACGAACCTGCTCGGGCTGATGGGCGAGGCCGGTGCCGACGTGGTCGGTGTCGACTGGCGTACGCCGCTCGACGTGGCCATCCCGCAGGTGGGGGAGAGGAGCGTGCAGGGCAACCTCGACCCGACCCTGGTCTTCGCGCCCACCGAGGTGATGCTCGAGCGTGCCGGCGAGATCATCGAGGCCGGTCGCGCGGCGAAGGGCCACATCTTCAACCTCGGCCACGGTGTGATCCCCTCGACGAACCCGGACCAGCTCAAGAGGCTGACCGAGTTCGTCCAGGGCCATCCGTTGGCCTGA
- a CDS encoding ribonuclease D — MTEPADPTAPAPNETQPEAQADAVPEAAPEPSPLLTLRDGLPPVVETAEALADVVRRFAAGTGPVAIDAERASGYRYSARAYLIQLRREGAGTALVDPIAFENLDDLQAALAGVEWILHAATQDLACLAEVGLRPSSLFDTELAGRLLGYPRVGLATLVETTLGKHLRKEHSAADWSKRPLPESWLEYAALDVEPLVELRDVMAAELEESGKAQWAREEFEHLLGFTPTKRAEPWRRTSQLHKVRGRRALAAVRALWETRDATAQERDVTPGRILPDSAIIAAALALPTDRAALLRTKGFHGRGAERYASKWVAALTTARELPEDELPQRGPRGDGPPVPRAWAEKDPVAARRLTSAREQMTALAEENHLPVENLLTPDTLRRVLWTPPETREPAALDEAVRRSLVDHGARPWQIDLCAPLLTDAILGADADETDETDEAG, encoded by the coding sequence GTGACCGAACCTGCTGACCCCACTGCCCCGGCTCCCAACGAGACCCAGCCTGAGGCCCAGGCCGACGCTGTCCCCGAGGCGGCCCCTGAGCCCTCGCCGTTGCTCACCCTGCGCGACGGCCTGCCCCCGGTCGTCGAGACCGCTGAGGCACTCGCCGACGTCGTACGCCGCTTCGCTGCCGGCACCGGGCCGGTCGCCATCGACGCCGAGCGTGCGTCGGGCTATCGCTACTCCGCACGCGCCTACCTGATCCAGCTGCGTCGAGAAGGTGCCGGCACCGCACTCGTCGACCCGATCGCGTTCGAGAACCTCGACGACCTCCAGGCGGCCCTGGCGGGAGTGGAGTGGATCCTGCACGCCGCCACCCAGGACCTGGCCTGCCTGGCCGAGGTCGGCCTGCGTCCCTCGTCGCTCTTCGACACCGAGCTGGCCGGTCGCCTGCTGGGCTACCCCCGGGTCGGCCTGGCCACCCTGGTCGAGACCACCCTCGGCAAGCACCTGCGCAAGGAGCACTCCGCCGCCGACTGGTCCAAGCGCCCGTTGCCCGAGTCCTGGCTGGAATACGCTGCCCTCGACGTCGAGCCGCTGGTCGAGCTCCGCGACGTGATGGCCGCCGAGCTCGAGGAGTCCGGCAAGGCGCAATGGGCGCGTGAGGAGTTCGAGCACCTGCTCGGGTTCACCCCGACGAAGCGCGCCGAGCCGTGGCGGCGTACCTCCCAGCTGCACAAGGTGCGGGGCCGGCGCGCGCTGGCCGCCGTACGCGCCCTGTGGGAGACCCGCGACGCCACCGCGCAGGAGCGCGACGTCACGCCCGGCCGCATCCTGCCGGACTCGGCCATCATCGCTGCCGCGTTGGCCCTGCCCACCGACCGTGCCGCCCTGCTGCGCACCAAGGGATTCCACGGGCGCGGCGCCGAGCGCTACGCGTCGAAGTGGGTGGCCGCCCTGACCACGGCCCGTGAGCTGCCCGAGGACGAGCTGCCCCAGCGCGGGCCGCGCGGGGACGGCCCGCCGGTGCCGCGCGCCTGGGCGGAGAAGGATCCCGTGGCCGCCAGGCGGTTGACCAGCGCCCGCGAGCAGATGACCGCGCTGGCAGAGGAGAATCACCTCCCGGTGGAGAACCTGCTCACCCCGGACACCCTGCGGCGCGTGCTGTGGACGCCGCCCGAGACGCGCGAGCCCGCGGCCCTCGACGAGGCCGTACGCCGGTCGCTGGTCGACCACGGGGCGCGCCCCTGGCAGATCGACCTGTGCGCCCCGCTGCTCACCGACGCCATCCTCGGCGCCGATGCCGATGAGACCGACGAGACCGACGAGGCCGGCTGA
- a CDS encoding GNAT family N-acetyltransferase: MTLRLLPLPDGDQPVWRAGMLTRMPEHRVAAGTHDASEADAVTRAMAGRLLRDDRADPDTRLWQVEDGGAPVGSVWLDLAESGGPVLIDLALDEVALGPQVRLLVEDALRAEGADSLSVSVHGTDEAARAFVAGGDFSPAATQMTLPLEDAPAASPVELRPMTPEFFAAYAADDIEAYAQQRHGAGLGSLDDMRKVARDAFAELLPDGLATADQHLWSAYVADQRVGLLWIRHAPRRCYVYNVVVDEAHRGAGHGRAIMDAGAARCRDAGAEELGLNVFGQNTVARRLYDSLGYRVVEELVRKSL, from the coding sequence GTGACCCTGCGCCTGCTCCCCCTTCCCGATGGCGACCAGCCCGTGTGGCGCGCCGGGATGCTCACGCGCATGCCGGAGCACCGCGTCGCCGCGGGCACGCACGACGCCTCCGAGGCGGATGCGGTCACCAGGGCGATGGCCGGGCGACTGCTGCGCGATGACCGCGCCGACCCCGACACACGCCTGTGGCAGGTCGAGGACGGCGGGGCGCCGGTCGGCTCGGTCTGGCTCGACCTGGCCGAGAGCGGCGGGCCGGTGCTGATCGACCTTGCCCTCGATGAGGTGGCTCTCGGTCCGCAGGTGCGCCTCCTGGTCGAGGACGCGCTGCGTGCCGAGGGCGCCGACAGCCTGTCGGTCTCCGTCCACGGCACCGACGAGGCCGCGCGCGCCTTCGTCGCCGGCGGCGACTTCTCCCCCGCCGCCACGCAGATGACCTTGCCCTTGGAGGATGCGCCTGCCGCGAGCCCGGTGGAGCTGCGCCCGATGACTCCGGAGTTCTTCGCCGCATATGCGGCCGACGACATCGAGGCCTATGCGCAGCAACGCCACGGTGCGGGGCTCGGCTCCCTCGACGACATGCGCAAGGTCGCCCGCGACGCGTTCGCCGAGCTGCTCCCCGACGGACTCGCGACGGCCGACCAGCACCTGTGGTCGGCGTACGTCGCTGACCAGCGGGTCGGCCTGCTGTGGATCCGCCACGCACCTCGTCGCTGCTACGTCTACAACGTGGTGGTCGACGAGGCGCACCGTGGCGCGGGCCATGGTCGGGCGATCATGGACGCCGGGGCCGCCCGGTGCCGTGACGCGGGGGCCGAGGAGCTGGGGCTCAACGTGTTCGGCCAGAACACGGTGGCGCGCCGGCTCTACGACAGCCTGGGCTACCGCGTGGTCGAGGAGCTCGTGCGCAAGTCGTTGTGA
- a CDS encoding type II toxin-antitoxin system PemK/MazF family toxin, which yields MEPTYAPEVDGEPDPGEVVWGWVPYEEDASQGKDRPVLLLAKDGDEWLALQLSSKDHDRDAAQEAGEGRFWMDVGAGDWDRERRPSEVRLNRLLRLPDGGLRREGAALDKATFDSVVAAAKGYLDLR from the coding sequence ATGGAACCGACGTACGCACCAGAGGTCGACGGCGAGCCCGATCCGGGCGAAGTGGTGTGGGGGTGGGTCCCCTACGAGGAGGACGCCAGCCAGGGCAAGGACCGTCCCGTCCTGCTGCTGGCCAAGGACGGCGACGAGTGGCTGGCCCTGCAGCTGAGCTCCAAGGACCACGACCGTGACGCGGCCCAGGAGGCCGGCGAGGGGCGGTTCTGGATGGACGTCGGCGCCGGTGACTGGGACCGCGAGCGTCGGCCCAGCGAAGTGCGGCTGAACCGCCTGCTGCGCCTGCCCGACGGCGGCCTGCGTCGCGAAGGGGCGGCGCTCGACAAGGCCACCTTCGACAGCGTGGTCGCGGCGGCCAAGGGCTACCTCGACCTTCGCTGA
- a CDS encoding aldo/keto reductase: MQTRKLGDRTVSAIGLGGMPLSRKRFATGELPPREEAIATVHAALEAGVTFIDTADCYAPDGLGLGHNEELVAEALRAAGSPDVLIATKGGIRREGADWPVDGRPEWIRRAVHGSLERLGVDSIDLYQHHRPDPEVPYAETIGAFKELYDEGLVQRVGLSNADPAQIREAQDILGDALVAVQNQFSPSFRSSEPELELCEELGLAFLPWSPMGGMRHAADLADDFSAFAEIGEAHGVSPQQVCIAWLLARSPQVIPIPGASRPESIRDTAAATHLVLSDDELARLNG; the protein is encoded by the coding sequence ATGCAGACACGCAAGCTCGGAGACCGGACCGTCAGCGCCATCGGACTCGGCGGCATGCCGCTCTCGCGGAAGCGCTTCGCCACGGGCGAGCTGCCGCCCCGCGAGGAGGCGATCGCCACGGTGCACGCAGCACTCGAGGCCGGGGTGACCTTCATCGACACGGCCGACTGCTACGCCCCCGACGGCCTGGGACTGGGTCACAACGAGGAGCTCGTCGCCGAGGCGCTGCGCGCGGCCGGCTCGCCCGATGTCCTCATCGCCACCAAGGGCGGCATCCGACGCGAGGGTGCCGACTGGCCGGTCGACGGCCGACCCGAGTGGATCCGCCGGGCGGTGCACGGCTCACTCGAGCGGCTGGGTGTCGACTCGATCGACCTCTACCAGCACCACCGCCCCGACCCGGAGGTTCCCTACGCGGAGACGATCGGCGCCTTCAAGGAGCTGTACGACGAGGGGCTGGTGCAGCGCGTCGGCCTGTCGAACGCGGACCCCGCCCAGATCAGGGAGGCCCAGGACATCCTCGGTGATGCGCTGGTTGCCGTGCAGAACCAGTTCAGCCCCAGCTTCCGCAGCAGTGAGCCGGAGCTGGAGCTCTGCGAGGAGCTGGGTCTGGCGTTCTTGCCGTGGAGCCCGATGGGCGGCATGCGCCACGCCGCCGATCTCGCCGACGACTTCTCGGCCTTCGCCGAGATCGGCGAGGCGCATGGAGTGAGCCCGCAGCAGGTGTGCATCGCCTGGTTGCTGGCACGCTCGCCGCAGGTGATCCCGATCCCCGGTGCCAGCCGTCCGGAGTCGATCCGTGACACGGCCGCTGCCACGCACCTGGTGCTCAGCGACGACGAGCTGGCCCGGCTCAACGGCTGA
- a CDS encoding DUF4349 domain-containing protein, which translates to MKPLTKYVVSLFAAGLLALTGCSAEDSGSSADSSHSMDNDRAAMDSVDPQALAEGAPSEAGGGSSEDRAEGANRTAPQTRAVISTGTISLSSQDTEQARFDLQKVIDAHDGSIADEKTSIDDEGNLRNTRIVLRVPAAEFAETMTEIGEVAEVTSSSRNTEDVTTQVIDNEVRIRAQEKSLRRIETLLAQAQDISDIVSIESQLSQRQADLDSLKSQQAYLEDQTSLSTITVHLEHQDAVVREKEETDHNAFVTGLLDGWTALTVLGAGTAQFVGALLPVAVLLAVIGFPLTVLIRRLRPRRSVAPEALPAE; encoded by the coding sequence ATGAAGCCACTGACGAAGTACGTCGTCTCGCTGTTCGCGGCCGGACTGCTTGCACTCACGGGTTGTTCCGCGGAGGATTCCGGCAGCTCCGCGGACAGCTCACACTCCATGGACAACGACCGGGCAGCGATGGACTCCGTCGATCCGCAGGCTCTCGCCGAGGGTGCGCCGAGCGAGGCCGGCGGGGGAAGCAGCGAGGACCGGGCCGAGGGCGCCAACCGGACCGCTCCACAGACGCGGGCCGTGATCAGCACCGGCACGATCTCGCTCAGCAGCCAGGACACCGAGCAGGCCCGCTTCGACCTGCAGAAGGTCATCGACGCGCACGACGGCTCGATCGCCGACGAGAAGACCTCCATCGACGACGAGGGCAACCTGCGCAACACCAGGATCGTCCTGCGCGTCCCGGCCGCAGAGTTCGCCGAGACGATGACGGAGATCGGCGAGGTCGCCGAGGTGACCTCGTCCAGCCGCAACACCGAGGACGTGACCACCCAGGTCATCGACAACGAGGTCCGGATCCGGGCCCAGGAGAAGAGCCTGCGGCGCATCGAGACCCTCCTCGCACAAGCCCAGGACATCTCCGACATCGTCTCGATCGAGTCCCAGCTCAGCCAGCGACAGGCCGACCTCGACTCGCTGAAGTCGCAGCAGGCCTACCTCGAGGACCAGACCAGCCTGTCGACGATCACCGTCCACCTCGAGCACCAGGATGCCGTGGTCCGGGAGAAGGAGGAGACCGACCACAACGCGTTCGTCACCGGGTTGCTGGACGGGTGGACGGCCCTCACCGTGCTCGGCGCCGGCACGGCCCAGTTCGTGGGCGCGCTGCTCCCCGTTGCCGTGCTGCTGGCGGTCATCGGCTTCCCACTCACCGTGCTGATCCGCCGGCTGCGCCCCCGGAGGAGCGTGGCACCCGAAGCGCTCCCGGCGGAGTAG